From a single Nitrogeniibacter mangrovi genomic region:
- a CDS encoding cryptochrome/photolyase family protein: MAKRYSSGLVWFRRDLRAFDQAALHQALAQCARVHCAFVFDTDILDALPSRSDRRVGFIHASVVALDASLRALADRQRPVLHVRHGRAPETIVALAAELGVDAVFANRDYEPAAMARDAAVAGALESRGIAFHDFKDQVIFERDEILTGSGTPYAVFTPYKRAWRQALEPGHTAPFDVHAEDAQLPADAPALPTLAEIGFDAGNLGELKLAPGVQGGEAMFADFRERIEAYKVRRDYPALKGVSYLSVHLRFGTVSIRQLVNFALSVGGQGAETWLSELIWREFYQMVLWHRPDVVERCFKPEFDALQWDDNDAGFAAWCAGRTGYPLVDAGMRQLNQSGYMHNRLRMVVASFLTKDLGVDWRRGERYFAAQLNDYDLAANNGGWQWAASTGCDGQPWFRIFNPVTQSERFDPQGRFIRRYVPELARVPDKHIHAPWKLTPVEQAGLGVRIGTDYPAPIVDHALARERTLARFRAVRGQ; this comes from the coding sequence GTGGCCAAACGCTATTCATCGGGTCTGGTGTGGTTCCGGCGCGATCTGCGCGCCTTCGATCAGGCGGCCCTGCATCAGGCCCTGGCCCAGTGCGCGCGGGTGCACTGCGCATTCGTCTTCGATACCGACATCCTCGATGCGCTGCCCAGTCGGTCCGATCGGCGGGTCGGCTTCATCCACGCCAGCGTGGTCGCGCTCGATGCGTCGCTGCGGGCGCTTGCCGATCGCCAGCGACCGGTGCTGCATGTGCGTCATGGGCGGGCGCCGGAGACGATCGTGGCGCTGGCGGCCGAGCTCGGTGTCGACGCGGTCTTCGCCAACCGGGACTACGAGCCGGCGGCCATGGCCCGGGATGCCGCGGTGGCCGGCGCGCTGGAGTCCCGGGGCATTGCGTTTCACGATTTCAAGGATCAGGTGATCTTCGAGCGCGACGAGATCCTCACCGGCAGCGGCACCCCCTACGCCGTGTTCACGCCCTACAAGCGTGCCTGGAGGCAGGCGCTCGAGCCGGGGCATACGGCCCCCTTCGACGTACATGCCGAGGATGCTCAGCTGCCGGCCGACGCCCCGGCGCTGCCGACGCTGGCCGAGATCGGGTTCGATGCGGGCAACCTGGGCGAATTGAAGCTGGCCCCGGGCGTGCAGGGTGGCGAGGCCATGTTCGCCGACTTTCGCGAGCGGATCGAGGCCTACAAGGTGCGGCGCGATTACCCGGCGCTCAAGGGCGTGTCCTACCTGTCGGTGCATCTGCGCTTCGGCACGGTGTCGATCCGCCAGCTGGTGAACTTCGCCCTCAGCGTGGGCGGGCAGGGGGCCGAGACCTGGCTGAGCGAGCTGATCTGGCGTGAGTTCTACCAGATGGTGCTGTGGCATCGGCCCGACGTGGTGGAGCGCTGCTTCAAGCCGGAATTCGATGCCCTTCAGTGGGATGACAACGACGCCGGTTTCGCGGCCTGGTGCGCGGGGCGCACCGGCTATCCGCTGGTGGACGCGGGCATGCGCCAGCTCAACCAGAGCGGCTACATGCACAACCGTCTGCGGATGGTGGTGGCGTCTTTCCTGACCAAGGATCTCGGGGTGGACTGGCGCCGGGGCGAGCGCTACTTCGCCGCGCAGCTCAACGACTACGATCTGGCCGCCAACAACGGCGGCTGGCAGTGGGCGGCGTCCACCGGCTGCGACGGCCAGCCCTGGTTCCGCATCTTCAATCCGGTGACCCAGTCGGAGCGCTTCGATCCGCAGGGGCGCTTCATCCGCCGCTACGTGCCCGAGCTGGCCCGCGTGCCGGACAAGCACATCCATGCGCCGTGGAAGCTGACCCCCGTCGAGCAGGCGGGGCTGGGGGTGCGTATCGGGACCGACTATCCGGCGCCGATCGTCGATCATGCGCTCGCGCGCGAGCGCACCCTGGCCCGGTTCCGGGCGGTTCGCGGGCAGTGA
- the ruvX gene encoding Holliday junction resolvase RuvX: MPEPSAARPSRGTVMGFDFGLARIGVAVGEFETARANPLTTLHVQSNRARFDAIAALIDEWRPVQLVVGLPLGLDGEAQERTARCQRFANQLDGRYGLPVALVDERFSSAEAERLLADAGQRRWQDRKAALDAAAAGIILQHYLDQGP, translated from the coding sequence ATGCCTGAACCGTCCGCCGCCCGTCCGTCGCGCGGCACCGTCATGGGGTTCGATTTCGGCCTCGCGCGCATCGGCGTCGCCGTGGGCGAGTTCGAGACCGCCCGGGCCAATCCGCTCACCACTCTGCATGTGCAGAGCAACCGCGCGCGCTTCGACGCCATCGCCGCCCTGATCGACGAATGGCGGCCGGTCCAGCTCGTGGTCGGCCTGCCCCTCGGCCTCGACGGCGAAGCGCAGGAGCGCACCGCCCGCTGCCAACGCTTCGCCAACCAGCTCGACGGTCGCTACGGCCTGCCGGTCGCCCTGGTGGACGAGCGCTTCAGTTCGGCCGAAGCCGAACGCCTGCTGGCCGACGCCGGCCAACGCCGCTGGCAGGACCGGAAGGCAGCGCTCGACGCGGCTGCCGCCGGGATCATCCTCCAGCACTACCTGGACCAAGGACCATGA
- a CDS encoding aspartate carbamoyltransferase catalytic subunit, producing the protein MFNPQLNANGELQHLLSLDGLPREILTAILDTAAPFTEVAEREVKKLPILRGKSIFNLFFENSTRTRTTFEIAAKRLSADVINLNISTSSTNKGETLLDTVDNLCAMQADMFVVRHASSGAPYLMADHLRNTGRNDIHVINAGDGRHAHPTQGLLDMYTIRHFKHDFSNLVVAVVGDVLHSRVARSQIAALTTLGVPEVRVIGPKTLLPTGLDKMGCRVFHDMRAGLKDVDVVMMLRLQNERMNGPLLPSAQEFFKVWGLTAEKLALAKADAIVMHPGPMNRGVEIDSEVADGAQAVILPQVTFGIAVRMAVMSMLGRS; encoded by the coding sequence ATGTTTAACCCACAACTGAACGCCAATGGCGAACTGCAGCATCTGCTGTCGCTCGACGGGCTCCCACGCGAGATCCTCACCGCGATCCTCGACACCGCCGCGCCCTTCACCGAAGTGGCCGAGCGCGAGGTGAAGAAGCTGCCGATCCTGCGCGGCAAGAGCATCTTCAACCTGTTCTTCGAGAATTCGACACGCACCCGCACCACCTTCGAGATCGCCGCCAAGCGCCTGTCGGCCGACGTCATCAACCTGAACATCTCCACCTCCTCGACCAACAAGGGCGAGACCCTGCTCGACACGGTGGACAACCTGTGCGCCATGCAGGCCGACATGTTCGTGGTGCGCCACGCCTCCAGCGGCGCGCCCTACCTGATGGCCGATCACCTGCGCAACACGGGGCGCAACGACATCCACGTGATCAACGCCGGCGACGGCCGCCATGCGCACCCCACCCAGGGGCTGCTGGACATGTACACCATCCGCCACTTCAAGCACGACTTCAGCAATCTCGTCGTCGCCGTGGTCGGCGACGTCCTGCACTCGCGCGTCGCCCGCTCGCAGATCGCCGCGCTCACCACCCTGGGCGTGCCCGAAGTGCGCGTCATCGGCCCCAAGACGCTGCTGCCCACCGGGCTCGACAAGATGGGCTGCCGGGTCTTCCATGACATGCGCGCCGGGCTCAAGGATGTGGACGTGGTGATGATGCTGCGCCTCCAGAACGAACGCATGAACGGACCCCTGCTGCCCAGCGCACAGGAGTTCTTCAAGGTCTGGGGGCTCACCGCCGAGAAACTGGCGCTGGCCAAAGCCGACGCCATCGTGATGCACCCCGGCCCCATGAACCGCGGGGTCGAGATCGACTCGGAGGTGGCCGACGGCGCCCAGGCGGTCATCCTGCCCCAGGTGACCTTCGGCATCGCCGTGCGCATGGCGGTGATGAGCATGCTGGGCCGCAGCTGA
- a CDS encoding YqgE/AlgH family protein, with product MNLTHHFLIAMPQMDDPNFARTLTYVAEHSDRGALGVIVNRPIDMDLASLFERIDIPLTNEAIARQPVFFGGPVQTDRGFVLHRPAGDWSATLSVNDEIGMTSSRDILEAVAGGLVEQDILVTLGYAGWDAGQLEQELADNAWLTTPADPTIIFDLPPEERLAAAMQSMGIDFAHLSEDAGHA from the coding sequence ATGAATCTGACGCACCATTTCCTGATCGCCATGCCGCAGATGGACGACCCCAATTTCGCGCGCACGCTCACCTATGTGGCCGAGCACAGCGACCGGGGCGCACTCGGCGTCATCGTCAACCGGCCGATCGACATGGATCTGGCCAGCCTGTTCGAACGCATCGATATCCCCCTGACCAACGAAGCCATCGCGCGTCAACCGGTGTTCTTCGGTGGCCCGGTCCAGACCGATCGCGGTTTCGTGCTCCATCGCCCCGCCGGCGATTGGAGCGCCACCCTGAGCGTCAATGACGAGATCGGCATGACCAGCTCGCGCGACATCCTCGAGGCGGTGGCCGGCGGCCTCGTCGAGCAGGACATCCTCGTGACCCTCGGCTACGCCGGCTGGGACGCGGGGCAGCTCGAGCAGGAGCTGGCCGACAACGCCTGGCTCACCACCCCGGCCGACCCGACCATCATCTTCGACCTGCCCCCCGAAGAACGCCTCGCCGCCGCCATGCAGAGCATGGGCATCGACTTCGCCCACCTGTCCGAGGACGCCGGGCATGCCTGA
- the pyrR gene encoding bifunctional pyr operon transcriptional regulator/uracil phosphoribosyltransferase PyrR produces the protein MTSLPDAEALLEALVAQMRPDITPDTALVGIHTGGAWLAERLHEALGIRQPLGTIDVAFYRDDYGERALQPQLRRSAIPFDMEGAPVILVDDVLFTGRTTRAALNELFDYGRPARVDLAVLVDRGERELPIAPRYCALTLPEPIGPGTRLQLEQADDGSLSLRLIDV, from the coding sequence ATGACCTCCCTCCCCGACGCAGAAGCCCTGCTCGAAGCGCTCGTGGCGCAGATGCGGCCCGACATCACCCCGGACACCGCGCTGGTCGGCATCCACACCGGCGGCGCCTGGCTCGCCGAACGCCTGCACGAGGCCCTCGGCATCCGCCAGCCCCTGGGCACCATCGACGTGGCCTTCTACCGTGACGACTACGGCGAGCGGGCCTTGCAGCCGCAGCTGCGCCGCTCCGCGATCCCCTTCGACATGGAAGGCGCACCGGTGATTCTCGTCGACGACGTGCTGTTCACCGGGCGCACCACCCGCGCCGCCCTCAACGAACTGTTCGACTATGGCCGCCCGGCGCGGGTCGACCTGGCGGTGCTGGTCGATCGCGGCGAGCGCGAGTTGCCGATCGCACCGCGCTACTGTGCGCTCACCTTGCCGGAACCGATCGGCCCCGGCACGCGTCTTCAACTGGAGCAGGCCGACGATGGCTCCCTGTCGCTGAGACTGATCGATGTTTAA